TTCTTTACCAGTGTTTTAACATTAATTACAAGCAAGATATCCCGAAGATGTTTTGCCATGGTACATGCATTCTCAAGACAAAGGTAATTGTTAATATTACGGCTTTGTGCTTGTTTATTTTCAAATGAGCAGAATGGCTCGATTTTTGTGTTACAACTTACACTAGTTAAACTATCTCTTTTTGTGACTAGGTGGAGTATATTGATGACTCCCATGTCAAAAGATGTGGGAGGAAATTTTTAACAGTTAACTCGGCAAATATTGCATCAAAAAGATTTTGGAGTGAAAATGGGTGTTTATCGAAAGGTGAGCTGGCACAATTTCGTGAAGAGTTGAACAAAACTACACCTGAGGACATCAAATCTTTCCTACACGAGAGCAGATTGATGTTGTGCACCTGGATTGTTGTTCGCATTGATGGTTGTCATTTCCACAGGTAACTAGTTACTTCAATTGGAGCTCCAAACTGGGTCAGACAATAGCACTCAGTGGCTCTAATTTGTTTGGGATTATGGTAGGTTTTCTGAAGTTCATGAATTTGAGAAGCCAAATGATGCACAAGCTCTCAATCTAATGAATACATGTGCAGTTGCTGTACTGGAAGATTTTAGGGACATCGTTTTTGCTTACGGTGTTAGTGATGAGTACAGGTCATAAATCAGTTTCCACATCATCTCTTTTTAACtatgtgtgtatgtgtttgaCAAGTTATTTGGTACTTTCTCGCCAGCTTTGTTTTGAATAAGTACTCCCAGCTTTATCAAAGATGTGCCAGGTATGGTATTTCTTCTATTACGATCTTGTTGCCTCTGTTTGATTATCGTATATGTAGTTTAAAATAGCTTCACTTGTGGTGCAGTGATATAGTTTCTGCCGTAGTATCTGTCTTCACTTCAACGTACATGATGAGATGGAATGAGTTTTTCCCCCAGAAAGAGATGGAACACCTACCATATTTTGATGGCCGTGCTGTTTGCTACCCATCCAGTGAGATCGTCAAAGATTATCTAGCATGGAGACAAGTTGATTGTAAGCTTAGTTTGTCAATCCCTCAATCATATTTCTGCTATAAATTCTCTAATTAAATAGAAGCTCCATTACTAATGtatgtataaaaaattataaagtcATCCATGTATACCAATAAAAAGATCTATGGTACAATCATTACTCCCGATTTGCAGGTCACATCAACAATCAATACAATACTTGCTTCTGGTTGCTTGTGAAGTCCGGAAAGAGCAAGAGCGAAGCACAAATTTATTTGAAGGTAGTCAGTCCTTTAGATAGTTTCCGgatgtataaaatgatattgtGATGATTAATAATGATCACACAGATTATTCGTGTCTGTTTGAGGTTTCGACTATGCTCACTCCATTTTGAACCTTTTCTTATACCTTAGTGTTCATATCTCTAATTTGCAGCGGACTCAAACTCTGGAGAAAAATGAACTTCTTGATAGACTCACTGGAGTTCCCAACTATTACAAATCATTGCCGCCTATGTTCTGCCTGGGTTCGTCCGTTTTCTGGGACAAAGTGAAGGCTCTCTCTGCTTCAGAAACATCATTTGATTACTAATTGTCTCTGGCATCAAGTCTAACTTGTAGGCCTGTGTTTATGTAGGAGTCGAAGCTGGTGGACAATGAAGAAGTTGCTACTGGCAGGATAGTTGTAGGACATTGCAACATAATCGAGACAGGCTTCTGGGAGGCGCACCCGCAGATACTAGATGAGAAGGTAGCAGTACAAATGACCACCACCGGTAAGCAAGATTATGTTATGCCATGAAACTACCTCGGTGGCCAACTTAATATATGCATGATTAGAGTTAATTCATTTCGGTTTTCGTAGAAATCATTTATTTTAGTTGCTGTTGTTAAAATGATTTTTGCCTTGTCAATGTTATTGGTGAGTAGTTTTATTTTCTAGttaatattatttcattaaatattgaaaaaatattttgaagagAAGTCTATTATTGTGGATTAtgatttttatcttttgttctGTAACAATGTGAAATTCATTCGCGCGATTCTGCAATTCATTCAACAAAATCTTCCTCCAGTTTCCGTCATGTCAACCCAATCTCAATCCATTTGTTCTTCAATCTTGCTTCGCAATTCCATATTCACACGATTCTGCATTGATTCTGTTTCATACTCTTTTTTACTATTCATAATTGAAGACTATTTTAGCAGGCTTCTCAATTAATAATGTTGATTCATATATTTTCCAAAAGGTGAGCATTTTGCATGTTGGGGGCGATTAATTTTGTAGGTGTTTAGATCACTAAAATTTGCTGGTTTTTATGAATTTCGCCATGAACTCATTATTTGTTCAATTTGTTGGCGATTCATTTCAGCTTAGCGTTTCggtttcatttattttatttattatgaacTCAGTATTGACTCAATTTGTTTGTGATTCATTGCAGATTAGCTTCATTGATTCAGTGATTTTTATAGTAGTAAAGAACTTATTAATGATTCGA
This portion of the Salvia splendens isolate huo1 unplaced genomic scaffold, SspV2 ctg415, whole genome shotgun sequence genome encodes:
- the LOC121790126 gene encoding tRNA(His) guanylyltransferase 2-like, whose protein sequence is MANSKYEYVKSFEVQDVIMRPYTIIIYVHARGFCRFSEVHEFEKPNDVKALELMNECAIAVMEQFPDVIFSYGCAGEHSFIFQKKTKFYKRRSSKISSVIVSLFTSAYVSKWRALFPQKELKYVPSFRAQVICCDDLQAYLLWRQDECHTNNVYDTCLWQLIKSGKSKEEAQATLRGSLKQDKNEFLYQCFNINYKQDIPKMFCHGTCILKTKVEYIDDSHVKRCGRKFLTVNSANIASKRFWSENGCLSKGELAQFREELNKTTPEDIKSFLHESRLMLCTWIVVRIDGCHFHRFSEVHEFEKPNDAQALNLMNTCAVAVLEDFRDIVFAYGVSDEYSFVLNKYSQLYQRCASDIVSAVVSVFTSTYMMRWNEFFPQKEMEHLPYFDGRAVCYPSSEIVKDYLAWRQVDCHINNQYNTCFWLLVKSGKSKSEAQIYLKRTQTLEKNELLDRLTGVPNYYKSLPPMFCLGSSVFWDKESKLVDNEEVATGRIVVGHCNIIETGFWEAHPQILDEKVAVQMTTTAGNEELEQSLFGRYSGLSSSKKQKKIEDFYFVEKPAVVEDLVEVQTPSPVKRPKVR